Proteins from a single region of Microbacterium sp. zg-Y818:
- a CDS encoding sugar ABC transporter permease has protein sequence MTPLTPAPRRVGFSRKLSRWDIKVSPYLYISPFFLSFAVFGFFPIIFNIWVALHEWDRRLGQGEFVGLDNFAWVLNQPAFWTSLQNTFSIFVLALVPQLILSLLIAAILDQNLRTKTFWRMSILIPFVVMPVASAMIFSQVFGQFGLVTPLLHDLGWFTDVDSPFFHNRFLSHVAIATMIVFRWTGYNALIFLAAMQAVPRDLYEAATIDGAGRARQFFSVTIPSIRPTMIFVILTMTIGGLQVFDEARVFDGSGSGGTGQGGSDDQWLTTVLYLFNLGFGDWQDRMGQAAAVAWLFALVIIVFTLLNFFLTRAIADSGSRPTRASRAAAKKLVAQVRAEANAPTTHAERPTLTEGSQR, from the coding sequence ATGACACCCCTCACGCCGGCGCCGCGCCGCGTCGGATTCTCCCGCAAGCTGTCGAGGTGGGACATCAAGGTCTCGCCCTACCTCTACATCTCGCCGTTCTTCCTCAGCTTCGCGGTCTTCGGCTTCTTCCCCATCATCTTCAACATCTGGGTCGCCCTGCACGAGTGGGACCGGCGCCTCGGCCAGGGCGAGTTCGTCGGGCTCGACAACTTCGCCTGGGTCCTCAACCAGCCGGCGTTCTGGACCTCGCTGCAGAACACGTTCTCGATCTTCGTGCTGGCGCTCGTGCCGCAGCTGATCCTGTCGCTGCTGATCGCGGCGATTCTCGATCAGAACCTGCGCACCAAGACCTTCTGGCGCATGAGCATCCTCATCCCGTTCGTGGTGATGCCCGTGGCCTCGGCGATGATCTTCTCGCAGGTCTTCGGGCAGTTCGGGCTCGTCACGCCGCTGCTGCACGACCTCGGGTGGTTCACCGACGTGGATTCCCCCTTCTTCCACAACCGGTTCCTCTCCCATGTTGCGATCGCGACGATGATCGTCTTCCGCTGGACCGGGTACAACGCGCTGATCTTCCTCGCCGCGATGCAGGCCGTGCCGCGGGATCTCTATGAGGCGGCCACAATCGACGGCGCCGGCCGGGCCCGACAGTTCTTCTCGGTGACGATCCCGAGCATCCGCCCCACGATGATCTTCGTCATCCTGACGATGACCATCGGCGGTCTGCAGGTCTTCGACGAGGCGCGCGTCTTCGACGGCAGCGGGAGCGGCGGCACGGGCCAGGGCGGCTCCGATGACCAGTGGCTGACCACCGTCCTGTACCTGTTCAACCTCGGCTTCGGCGACTGGCAGGACCGCATGGGCCAGGCCGCCGCCGTCGCGTGGCTCTTCGCGCTCGTGATCATCGTCTTCACCCTGCTGAACTTCTTCCTCACCCGCGCGATCGCCGACAGCGGCTCCAGGCCGACGCGGGCCTCCCGTGCGGCAGCGAAGAAGCTCGTCGCGCAGGTGCGTGCCGAGGCCAACGCCCCCACCACCCACGCCGAACGCCCCACCCTCACGGAAGGATCCCAGCGATGA
- a CDS encoding MarP family serine protease: protein MIVDIVVIAVLVVALVMGIRSGLLAGVGALVGLAVGALVAYWVVPMVLPALSDVLPSPGWRSVAVIVGTLAFVGLAAGLGSALGSIGRRGVDRIRLGWLERVLGGALSVVVAALAVSLVAQTVVVSGNPLLSTMVSSSRLVRTIDTLTPPPVDAALAQVRGAFLEEGLPRLGDLFGPSVVLDPAAPAPELALDDPRLQAAAQAVARISGVAYACGTSSTGTGFVAADDRIVTNAHVVAGVTDPVVELPDGTVRQGRVVYFDAADDLAVIAVADIEVAPLTIAATLTTGDEAIVQGYPFGGPFSMGGARVLSVGAVEVPDIYETSSSPREIYALSASVRPGNSGGPLLTPGGEVAGVVFARAESGEDIGYAMTPAEFAPVVDQAPSLTQPVSTGSCAQ from the coding sequence ATGATCGTCGACATCGTGGTGATCGCGGTGCTCGTGGTCGCACTCGTGATGGGAATCCGCAGCGGGCTGCTCGCCGGGGTCGGCGCCCTGGTGGGCCTCGCGGTGGGAGCGCTCGTGGCCTACTGGGTGGTGCCGATGGTCCTTCCGGCGCTCAGCGACGTGCTTCCCTCGCCGGGATGGCGCAGCGTGGCGGTCATCGTCGGCACTCTCGCTTTCGTGGGACTCGCCGCGGGACTGGGGTCGGCCCTCGGCTCGATCGGACGCCGGGGAGTCGACCGCATACGACTCGGATGGCTCGAGCGCGTGCTCGGCGGCGCCCTGAGCGTCGTGGTCGCGGCGCTCGCGGTCTCGCTCGTCGCCCAGACCGTGGTGGTCTCGGGTAATCCGCTGCTGTCCACGATGGTGTCGTCCTCGCGTCTCGTGCGCACGATCGACACCCTGACCCCGCCGCCGGTCGACGCCGCCCTCGCCCAGGTGCGCGGCGCCTTCCTGGAGGAAGGGCTGCCCCGGCTCGGCGACCTGTTCGGCCCGAGCGTCGTGCTCGATCCCGCAGCGCCCGCGCCCGAGCTCGCGCTGGACGATCCGCGCCTGCAGGCGGCGGCGCAGGCGGTGGCCCGCATCTCAGGGGTGGCGTACGCGTGCGGCACCAGCTCGACGGGGACGGGCTTCGTCGCCGCGGACGATCGCATCGTGACCAATGCCCACGTCGTCGCAGGGGTCACCGACCCGGTGGTGGAGCTGCCGGACGGGACGGTCCGGCAGGGGCGGGTGGTGTACTTCGACGCGGCGGACGACCTCGCCGTCATCGCCGTCGCCGACATCGAGGTCGCGCCGCTCACCATCGCCGCCACACTCACCACCGGCGACGAGGCGATCGTGCAGGGCTACCCCTTCGGCGGCCCCTTCTCGATGGGCGGTGCCCGCGTGCTGTCGGTCGGTGCGGTGGAGGTCCCCGACATCTACGAGACCTCGTCGTCACCGCGCGAGATCTACGCCCTGTCCGCCTCGGTGCGCCCCGGCAACTCGGGGGGACCGCTGCTGACGCCCGGGGGAGAGGTGGCCGGCGTTGTGTTCGCCCGCGCGGAGTCGGGGGAGGACATCGGATACGCCATGACGCCGGCCGAATTCGCCCCGGTCGTGGATCAGGCGCCGTCGCTCACGCAGCCGGTGTCGACGGGTTCCTGCGCGCAGTGA
- a CDS encoding carbohydrate ABC transporter permease — MSTALIENISGPGAKKYAERRAAKGKPVNLSRPSDDSGGRRPGWVTYGLLSVVVVASIFPLYYAAILGSSTRLEIAQSALPRLVPGPNLLANIGAIISNHQIDFWTSFANSLIVAVLVSAATVFFSTLAGFAFAKLGFRARNALYVFVIATLAIPMQLGTVPMFIMMNEFGWIDSLTALIVPSLVTAFGVFWMTQYLKEALPYELIEAARVDGATVFRTFWSIALPAARPAAATLALFTFVGSWNDFFWPSVVLRSQKTLPLVIPQLSGAFTADHALIMSGVFLIALPLLVAFVFLGRQLVAGVMAGAVKG, encoded by the coding sequence ATGAGCACCGCGCTGATCGAGAACATCTCCGGCCCGGGGGCCAAGAAGTATGCAGAGCGGCGCGCGGCGAAGGGAAAGCCGGTCAACCTCAGCAGGCCAAGCGACGACTCGGGTGGCCGCCGGCCCGGCTGGGTCACCTACGGGCTCCTGTCGGTGGTCGTCGTGGCGTCGATCTTCCCGCTCTACTACGCCGCGATCCTGGGTTCGTCGACGCGGCTGGAGATCGCGCAGTCGGCGCTGCCGCGTCTCGTGCCAGGCCCGAACCTCCTGGCCAACATCGGCGCGATCATCTCGAATCACCAGATCGACTTCTGGACGTCGTTCGCCAACTCGCTCATCGTCGCCGTGCTCGTGTCGGCCGCGACCGTCTTCTTCTCGACCCTCGCCGGGTTCGCCTTCGCCAAGCTGGGATTCCGCGCCCGCAACGCCCTCTATGTCTTCGTGATCGCGACGCTGGCGATCCCGATGCAGCTGGGCACCGTCCCCATGTTCATCATGATGAACGAGTTCGGGTGGATCGACTCGCTCACCGCTCTGATCGTGCCGAGCCTCGTGACGGCGTTCGGGGTGTTCTGGATGACGCAGTACCTCAAGGAGGCGCTGCCCTACGAGCTCATCGAGGCGGCGCGCGTCGACGGCGCGACGGTCTTCCGCACGTTCTGGTCGATCGCCCTCCCGGCAGCACGGCCGGCGGCAGCCACACTGGCGCTGTTCACCTTCGTCGGCTCATGGAACGACTTCTTCTGGCCGTCGGTGGTCCTGCGCAGCCAGAAGACGCTCCCGCTCGTGATCCCGCAGCTGAGCGGCGCGTTCACGGCCGATCACGCCCTCATCATGTCGGGCGTCTTCCTCATCGCGCTGCCTCTGCTCGTCGCGTTCGTGTTCCTCGGCAGGCAGCTCGTAGCCGGTGTCATGGCCGGTGCCGTCAAGGGTTGA
- the nadA gene encoding quinolinate synthase NadA: MTPTPLTLQPRPAAGRPIASPSVDVEIQAIVSGVAPGATCNTDLAAGPWEFDTRPGYGPGASMGDVIPTGAPRQGELPAEYRDATDEQLDLRIRAAKLALGARVVVLGHFYQRDEVVRHADYVGDSFQLAGAAKAHPEAEAIVFCGVHFMAETADLLSQPDQAVILPNLAAGCSMADMADIDQVEECWEQLEDVFGDMSAAGADGRVPVIPVTYMNSSAAIKGFVGRHGGIVCTSSNARTVLEWAFERGRRVLFFPDQHLGRNTAKAMGVPLEQMPMWNPTKPWGGTDAATLQDSRVILWHGFCSVHRRFTVEQIDKARAEHPGVRVIVHPECPMPVVDAADEAGSTDYIRKAIQAAPGPTTFAVGTEINLVRRLAAEHPQHEIFCLDPVVCPCSTMYRIHPGYLAWVLESLVAGTVVNRITVPQDVADPARVALERMLAAKPPASAQERP, encoded by the coding sequence ATGACCCCCACCCCACTGACTCTGCAGCCGCGCCCCGCGGCGGGCCGGCCCATCGCCTCCCCGAGCGTCGACGTCGAGATCCAGGCCATCGTCTCGGGTGTCGCCCCCGGCGCCACCTGCAACACCGACCTCGCCGCCGGACCCTGGGAGTTCGACACCCGGCCCGGCTACGGGCCCGGCGCGTCGATGGGCGACGTCATCCCCACCGGCGCACCGCGGCAGGGCGAGCTTCCCGCCGAGTACCGGGACGCCACCGACGAGCAGCTGGACCTGCGCATCCGCGCCGCCAAGCTCGCCCTCGGCGCGCGCGTCGTGGTGCTCGGCCACTTCTACCAGCGCGACGAGGTCGTGCGCCACGCCGACTACGTGGGCGACTCGTTCCAGCTCGCCGGGGCCGCCAAGGCGCACCCCGAGGCCGAGGCGATCGTCTTCTGCGGCGTGCACTTCATGGCCGAGACCGCCGACCTGCTCTCACAGCCCGACCAGGCAGTGATCCTGCCCAACCTCGCCGCCGGGTGCTCGATGGCCGACATGGCCGACATCGACCAGGTCGAGGAGTGCTGGGAGCAGCTCGAGGACGTCTTCGGGGACATGTCCGCGGCCGGCGCCGACGGACGCGTGCCGGTGATCCCGGTGACATACATGAACTCCTCCGCCGCGATCAAGGGATTCGTCGGCCGCCACGGCGGCATCGTCTGCACCTCGTCCAACGCCCGCACCGTGCTGGAATGGGCCTTCGAGCGGGGACGGCGGGTGCTGTTCTTCCCCGATCAGCACCTCGGCCGCAACACCGCCAAGGCCATGGGCGTGCCGCTCGAGCAGATGCCGATGTGGAATCCGACGAAGCCCTGGGGCGGGACGGATGCCGCAACCCTGCAGGACAGCCGGGTGATCCTGTGGCACGGCTTCTGCTCGGTGCACCGCAGGTTCACCGTCGAGCAGATCGACAAGGCCCGCGCCGAGCACCCCGGCGTGCGCGTGATCGTGCACCCGGAGTGCCCCATGCCCGTCGTGGATGCCGCAGACGAGGCCGGGTCCACCGACTACATCCGCAAGGCGATCCAGGCCGCGCCCGGTCCCACGACCTTCGCCGTCGGCACCGAGATCAACCTCGTCAGGCGCCTGGCGGCGGAGCACCCGCAGCACGAGATCTTCTGCCTCGACCCCGTGGTCTGCCCGTGCTCGACCATGTACCGCATCCACCCGGGCTACCTCGCCTGGGTGCTCGAGTCCCTCGTCGCCGGCACCGTCGTCAACCGCATCACGGTGCCGCAGGACGTCGCCGACCCCGCCCGGGTGGCGCTGGAGCGCATGCTCGCCGCGAAGCCACCCGCGTCCGCACAGGAACGGCCGTGA
- a CDS encoding LacI family DNA-binding transcriptional regulator, which yields MTDSARRRRATLSDVAAAAGVSQATVSKALNGRDDVAAETREIVLAAVAELGYRPTTAPATSSRRAIAVTFDIPASPYILNVLQGVLVAATENRLDLLTRLPPDRAARGQRAVGRDWIAEQRASGAIGVVGLTLSHPDALLDAASEAGLPFVMVDPVDATHKRLVSVASSNWAGARTAADYLIGLGHRRIAWIGGPEASAAARDRLYGYRAALDAAGLEIDPAHVVADQFDAAAGARHARAMLGMDLPPTAIMAADDEIAVGVLAAARELGVSVPRDLSVIGFDDTPQASWTTPPLTTVHQHLDEMGRMAVHTVVAIAEGRRPVSRHVELATSLTIRETTAPPPA from the coding sequence ATGACGGATTCCGCACGGCGGCGCAGGGCGACCCTTTCGGACGTCGCGGCGGCGGCCGGGGTGTCCCAGGCCACGGTCTCCAAGGCTCTCAACGGACGCGATGACGTCGCCGCGGAGACGCGGGAGATCGTGCTGGCGGCCGTGGCCGAACTGGGCTATCGGCCGACGACCGCCCCCGCCACCTCGTCGCGGCGGGCGATCGCGGTGACCTTCGACATCCCCGCCTCCCCGTACATCCTGAACGTGCTGCAGGGCGTGCTGGTCGCGGCGACCGAGAACCGCCTCGACCTGCTCACCCGCCTGCCTCCCGATCGTGCCGCGCGCGGTCAGCGTGCCGTCGGTCGCGACTGGATCGCCGAGCAGCGCGCCAGCGGCGCGATCGGCGTGGTCGGGCTGACGCTGTCCCACCCGGACGCGCTGCTGGATGCCGCAAGCGAGGCGGGTCTCCCGTTCGTCATGGTCGACCCCGTCGATGCCACCCACAAGCGGCTCGTGAGTGTCGCCTCGAGCAACTGGGCCGGCGCCCGCACCGCGGCGGACTACCTCATCGGCCTCGGTCACCGCCGGATCGCGTGGATCGGCGGCCCGGAGGCGTCCGCCGCAGCGCGCGACCGTCTGTACGGCTATCGGGCCGCGCTCGACGCGGCGGGGCTGGAGATCGACCCGGCGCACGTCGTCGCGGACCAGTTCGATGCGGCAGCAGGAGCGCGACATGCCCGCGCGATGCTCGGGATGGACCTCCCGCCCACGGCGATCATGGCGGCAGACGACGAGATCGCGGTCGGTGTGCTGGCGGCGGCGCGAGAACTCGGCGTGAGCGTCCCCCGCGATCTGAGCGTCATCGGCTTCGACGACACGCCGCAGGCATCCTGGACGACGCCCCCGCTCACGACGGTGCATCAGCACCTGGACGAGATGGGGCGGATGGCCGTCCACACGGTCGTCGCGATCGCCGAGGGCCGGCGTCCCGTCTCGCGGCACGTCGAGCTGGCCACCTCGCTGACGATCCGCGAGACGACGGCACCGCCGCCCGCCTGA
- the nadB gene encoding L-aspartate oxidase encodes MTTVVVVGSGIAGLAAALHARAAGCTVTLVTKDVLGHTNTRFAQGGIAGVLFPDDSVDAHIRDTLAAGAGLSDPAAVRVLATEGALRIGELVELGVAFDRDADGAFRKGREAAHSYPRIVHAGGDATGRAIEHALVRAVRAAGLRVIEHAFLLGVVQTPRRVTGIDVARTAPAPAAGAAGGAGRAVPDPLRLHADAVVLATGGVGRLYAHTTNPPVATGDGIAAALRLGAAVSDLEFVQFHPTVLPGDEPFLVSEAVRGEGAVLIDDDGRRFAFDAHPDGELAPRDVVARAIARQVTAQNGRPVRLDATGIRPTPGATAAFLAERFPTIDAAVRARGWDWAREPIPVTPAAHYLMGGIDTDLHGRTSVPGLYAVGEVARTGVHGANRLASNSLLEGAVFGARAGDVIAGDARLPWPASAPTAAATTIATATPAAAALPAFTRGALQRLMWQAAGLERDEPGLAHAASVLAGWRADAREPRTAAEHEDANLLLVAEHLVAAAHARTASVGAHHRRDAVPALVTQGAV; translated from the coding sequence GTGACCACCGTCGTCGTGGTGGGCTCCGGCATCGCCGGCCTCGCCGCGGCGCTGCACGCCCGGGCTGCGGGGTGCACGGTGACCCTCGTGACGAAGGACGTGCTCGGGCACACCAACACCCGGTTCGCGCAGGGCGGCATCGCCGGCGTGCTGTTCCCCGACGACAGCGTCGACGCGCACATCCGCGACACCCTCGCCGCCGGGGCCGGGCTCTCGGACCCCGCCGCGGTGCGGGTGCTGGCCACCGAGGGCGCCCTGCGGATCGGGGAGCTCGTGGAACTCGGGGTCGCCTTCGACCGCGACGCCGACGGCGCCTTCCGCAAGGGTCGCGAGGCCGCGCATTCCTACCCGCGCATCGTGCACGCCGGCGGCGATGCCACCGGCCGGGCCATCGAGCACGCGCTCGTGCGTGCGGTGCGCGCCGCCGGCCTGCGGGTCATCGAGCACGCGTTCCTCCTCGGCGTCGTGCAGACCCCGCGTCGCGTCACCGGAATCGATGTGGCGCGCACAGCACCGGCGCCGGCAGCCGGTGCCGCAGGCGGGGCGGGGCGCGCCGTCCCCGACCCGCTGCGCCTGCACGCCGATGCGGTCGTGCTCGCCACGGGCGGGGTGGGCCGGCTGTACGCGCACACGACGAACCCTCCGGTGGCCACCGGCGACGGCATCGCCGCGGCTCTCCGCCTCGGCGCCGCGGTCAGCGACCTCGAGTTCGTCCAGTTCCACCCCACCGTCCTCCCCGGCGATGAGCCGTTCCTCGTGTCCGAGGCTGTCCGCGGCGAAGGCGCGGTGCTGATCGACGACGACGGCCGCCGGTTCGCCTTCGACGCGCACCCCGACGGCGAGCTCGCGCCGCGGGACGTCGTCGCCCGGGCCATCGCCCGGCAGGTGACGGCGCAGAACGGCCGACCCGTGCGTCTGGATGCCACCGGCATCCGACCCACTCCGGGAGCGACCGCCGCGTTCCTCGCCGAGCGCTTCCCCACGATCGACGCCGCCGTCCGCGCCCGCGGCTGGGACTGGGCGCGCGAGCCGATCCCGGTGACCCCGGCGGCGCACTACCTGATGGGCGGCATCGACACCGATCTGCACGGCCGCACCAGCGTGCCCGGGCTCTACGCCGTGGGTGAGGTCGCCCGCACCGGCGTGCACGGGGCCAACCGGCTGGCGTCGAACTCGCTGCTGGAGGGAGCCGTCTTCGGCGCCCGCGCCGGCGACGTGATCGCCGGCGACGCCCGCCTCCCCTGGCCCGCCTCGGCTCCCACCGCCGCCGCGACGACCATCGCCACGGCCACGCCCGCAGCCGCCGCGCTCCCTGCGTTCACCCGTGGGGCGCTGCAGCGGCTGATGTGGCAAGCGGCGGGCCTCGAGCGCGACGAGCCCGGGCTCGCCCACGCGGCATCCGTCCTCGCGGGCTGGCGCGCCGACGCGCGCGAGCCCCGCACCGCCGCTGAGCACGAGGACGCGAACCTGCTGCTCGTTGCCGAGCACCTCGTCGCCGCCGCCCATGCCCGCACCGCATCGGTCGGGGCTCACCACCGGCGGGACGCCGTTCCCGCCCTCGTCACCCAAGGAGCCGTGTGA
- a CDS encoding NUDIX hydrolase has protein sequence MTRTPGIRVAVSTVIFSLRRTAGDERAAVVLPLVKRTRDPYEGRWALPGGWLDVAENLDAAAARTLAETTGLAPSYLEQLYAFGDVDRSPSRVISIVYWALVRPDEADAAEAQHNVAWFDAASLPPLAFDHAQIVDYALWRLRNKVGYSRIAHGLLPAEFTLAELREVYEAILGRRLDPANFRRQVDTSGTLIPTDDFRTGSHRPARLYRYNHDVELADRGPLPR, from the coding sequence ATGACACGAACGCCCGGCATCCGCGTCGCCGTCTCGACGGTGATCTTCAGCCTGCGCCGCACTGCCGGCGACGAGCGGGCCGCCGTGGTGCTGCCGCTGGTCAAACGCACCCGCGACCCGTACGAAGGGCGCTGGGCGCTCCCCGGCGGGTGGCTCGACGTCGCCGAGAACCTCGACGCCGCAGCGGCGCGCACCCTCGCCGAGACGACAGGGCTCGCCCCCAGCTACCTCGAGCAGCTCTACGCGTTCGGCGACGTGGACCGTTCACCCAGCCGGGTCATCTCCATCGTCTACTGGGCCCTGGTGCGCCCCGACGAGGCGGATGCCGCCGAAGCACAGCACAACGTCGCGTGGTTCGACGCGGCATCCCTCCCTCCCCTCGCCTTCGACCATGCCCAGATCGTCGACTACGCCCTGTGGCGCCTGCGCAACAAGGTCGGCTACAGCCGCATCGCGCACGGCCTGCTGCCGGCGGAGTTCACCCTGGCCGAACTGCGGGAGGTCTACGAGGCGATCCTCGGGCGCCGGCTGGACCCGGCGAATTTCCGCCGTCAGGTCGACACGTCGGGCACCCTCATCCCCACCGACGACTTCCGCACCGGCAGCCACCGCCCGGCGCGGCTGTACCGCTACAACCACGACGTCGAACTGGCCGATCGCGGCCCCCTCCCCCGCTGA
- a CDS encoding ABC transporter substrate-binding protein — protein sequence MRFTRKTGAFVALIATTALVTSGCSAGGGEDGGDSPDALTIATWVDIPETLLEQFTEETGIAVEINSFADGASAQTVLRNGLGSNGAGLSDVHLVELDWWTEMMAVPEDWVTLPAVEDRWVDWKVSQGSVGDEIKGYGMDIGPLAIAYDSTLMQAAGLPADPAGFTEFIGGEDATWESFLDAGRQFTGVSDAAWIDSTSTAFQAAINQLPSAFEDPDSGDAMPLADNTDIEDLFTLFGQAAEDGVSAGVGIGHADWDAGFQARRWATVITPAWATGIIAENAAGLEGWQIAEIFPDGGGNWGGSFFAVPATGDNTEAATELADFLTSPDAAVEMFLLNGQFPSQLDAMADPTVSETPNEFFGDQPTGGIYAALAESAGDKAAGGYRGVNFAGIQTLVMDGIRRIETGNEDTSAAWKSTVSEFDALGLTD from the coding sequence ATGAGATTCACCCGCAAGACCGGAGCGTTCGTCGCGCTCATCGCCACCACTGCGCTCGTGACCTCCGGATGCAGCGCGGGCGGCGGCGAGGACGGCGGCGACTCGCCCGACGCGCTGACGATCGCGACCTGGGTCGACATCCCGGAGACCCTTCTCGAGCAGTTCACCGAGGAGACCGGCATCGCCGTCGAGATCAACTCCTTCGCCGACGGCGCCTCTGCCCAGACCGTGCTGCGCAACGGACTCGGGTCCAACGGTGCGGGACTGTCCGACGTGCACCTGGTCGAGCTCGACTGGTGGACCGAGATGATGGCCGTTCCCGAGGACTGGGTGACGCTGCCGGCCGTCGAGGACCGGTGGGTCGACTGGAAGGTCTCCCAGGGCTCGGTGGGCGACGAGATCAAGGGCTACGGCATGGACATCGGTCCGTTGGCGATCGCCTACGACTCCACCCTGATGCAGGCTGCGGGCCTGCCCGCAGACCCTGCCGGGTTCACGGAGTTCATCGGCGGCGAGGATGCCACGTGGGAATCGTTCCTCGACGCCGGCCGGCAGTTCACCGGGGTCTCTGACGCCGCCTGGATCGACTCGACCAGCACCGCCTTCCAGGCTGCGATCAACCAGCTGCCGAGCGCCTTCGAGGACCCCGACAGCGGCGACGCGATGCCGCTGGCCGACAACACCGACATCGAGGACCTGTTCACCCTGTTCGGCCAGGCCGCCGAAGACGGCGTCTCGGCCGGGGTCGGCATCGGGCATGCCGACTGGGACGCCGGGTTCCAGGCGCGCCGGTGGGCCACGGTCATCACCCCCGCGTGGGCGACGGGCATCATCGCGGAGAACGCAGCCGGCCTGGAGGGCTGGCAGATCGCGGAGATCTTCCCCGACGGCGGCGGCAACTGGGGCGGCTCGTTCTTCGCGGTGCCGGCCACCGGTGACAACACCGAGGCGGCCACGGAGCTCGCCGACTTCCTCACCTCACCCGACGCGGCCGTGGAGATGTTCCTGCTGAACGGCCAGTTCCCCTCGCAGCTGGACGCCATGGCGGACCCGACGGTCTCCGAGACACCGAACGAGTTCTTCGGAGACCAGCCCACCGGCGGCATCTACGCCGCTCTGGCCGAGTCGGCAGGCGACAAGGCGGCCGGCGGATACCGCGGCGTGAACTTCGCCGGCATCCAGACGCTGGTGATGGACGGCATCCGTCGCATCGAGACCGGCAACGAGGACACCTCGGCCGCGTGGAAGTCGACGGTGTCGGAGTTCGACGCCCTCGGCCTGACCGACTGA
- a CDS encoding beta-xylosidase, whose translation MVLDAPVSTVLADGHVATDLTLRHVWNECVGAGRASEALRADWQAHFREAVDLLGVRHVRFHGLFHDDMFVYRTEDGGGFGPPQPLPEPVYTFSYVDKVFDAILATGARPFVELGFMPRALATQTETLFWWKAHCSPPNDMGRWVELVTSTVRHWIDRYGIHEVRRWPFEVWNEPNLVPHFWTGSRTEYFELYEATAKAIKEIDPRLRVGGPSTSVFVPDARYAGEYHDPSLEVATAEADSPDSLDWQPVWIHEFLTYCAERDVPLDFLSTHLYPTDYAADSTGRGKAITRQRDATHVDLQLMRRLMADSPYPDAELHITEWSTSPSSRDAMHDTLFAAAYIVRAFLKGASMAESISYWTFTDVFEEGGGGIGPFHGGFGLINEQGLHKPTFHAMAMLNRLGDRVVAETPHGIITRSSLTGAVSAVFYNYPDDMGTTGLEARRTYADTRELARMGPARRIRHTLEGLPPRARFTLEIVDWESGNVAEAWYAMGAPLNLSPAQTEQLRDVADRLRRSIVTASEDGTLRIDLELPPWAVASLAAAPDLP comes from the coding sequence ATGGTTCTCGACGCGCCGGTGTCCACCGTACTGGCCGATGGCCACGTGGCGACCGACCTGACGCTGCGCCACGTCTGGAACGAATGCGTCGGCGCCGGCCGGGCGAGCGAAGCACTGCGAGCCGACTGGCAGGCGCACTTCCGTGAAGCCGTCGACCTCCTCGGGGTTCGGCACGTGCGCTTCCATGGACTGTTCCACGACGACATGTTCGTGTATCGCACCGAGGACGGCGGAGGCTTCGGCCCGCCCCAGCCGCTGCCGGAACCCGTCTACACGTTCTCCTACGTCGACAAGGTCTTCGATGCGATCCTCGCCACCGGTGCGCGCCCCTTCGTCGAGCTGGGGTTCATGCCACGAGCGCTCGCCACGCAGACCGAGACGCTGTTCTGGTGGAAGGCGCACTGCAGCCCGCCGAACGACATGGGGCGCTGGGTGGAGCTGGTCACGAGCACTGTGCGCCATTGGATCGACCGTTACGGCATCCACGAGGTGCGCCGCTGGCCGTTCGAGGTGTGGAACGAGCCCAACCTCGTCCCCCATTTCTGGACCGGCAGCCGCACGGAGTACTTCGAGCTGTACGAGGCCACGGCGAAGGCGATCAAGGAGATCGACCCCCGGCTGCGGGTGGGCGGCCCGTCGACGAGCGTGTTCGTGCCCGATGCCCGCTACGCCGGCGAGTACCACGACCCCTCGCTCGAGGTCGCAACCGCCGAGGCGGACAGCCCCGACTCCCTCGATTGGCAGCCGGTGTGGATCCACGAGTTCCTGACGTACTGCGCCGAGCGCGACGTCCCCCTCGACTTCCTCTCCACTCACCTGTACCCCACCGACTACGCCGCGGATTCCACCGGTCGCGGCAAGGCCATCACGCGCCAGAGGGACGCCACCCACGTGGACCTGCAGCTCATGCGCCGGCTCATGGCAGACAGCCCTTACCCCGATGCCGAGCTGCACATCACCGAGTGGTCGACGTCCCCCTCCAGTCGCGACGCGATGCACGACACGCTCTTCGCGGCCGCCTACATCGTGCGGGCATTCCTCAAGGGCGCCTCGATGGCGGAGTCGATCTCATACTGGACGTTCACGGACGTCTTCGAGGAGGGCGGCGGCGGCATCGGCCCCTTCCACGGCGGGTTCGGACTGATCAACGAGCAGGGGCTGCACAAGCCGACGTTCCACGCGATGGCGATGCTCAACCGCCTGGGCGACCGCGTGGTAGCCGAGACGCCCCACGGCATCATCACAAGGTCCTCGCTGACCGGCGCGGTGTCGGCGGTCTTCTACAACTACCCCGATGACATGGGGACGACCGGCCTGGAGGCGCGTCGCACCTACGCCGACACGCGCGAGCTCGCCCGCATGGGCCCGGCCCGCCGCATCCGGCACACGCTCGAGGGCCTGCCCCCGCGGGCGCGGTTCACGCTCGAGATCGTCGACTGGGAGTCGGGCAACGTCGCCGAGGCCTGGTACGCCATGGGAGCGCCGCTGAACCTCAGCCCCGCCCAGACCGAGCAGCTCCGCGACGTCGCCGACCGGCTGCGGCGCAGCATCGTCACCGCCTCCGAAGACGGCACTCTCCGGATCGACCTCGAGCTGCCCCCGTGGGCCGTGGCCTCCCTCGCCGCTGCCCCCGACCTGCCCTGA